A single genomic interval of Mucilaginibacter robiniae harbors:
- a CDS encoding anti-sigma factor, whose protein sequence is MSKRLEDFIQANREAFDDLEPRPDLWSRIEQQLPAEPEPMPKREAKTFTLGFVLRVAAIIIIVMGIGFTIYLRTQTTKGVDLAAINPEYAKQQVQYASLVQAKRTELRVLAQNDPQLYQEFSHDIAKMDSAYRKLNHDLATSPNQERVLRAMIRNLQIQTEVLNQQLQAIEQFNQFKNQQNETKNI, encoded by the coding sequence ATGAGTAAGCGATTGGAAGATTTTATTCAAGCAAATCGTGAAGCGTTTGATGATTTAGAACCCCGGCCCGACTTGTGGAGCCGCATAGAGCAACAACTACCTGCCGAACCAGAGCCAATGCCAAAGCGAGAAGCTAAAACATTCACTTTAGGCTTTGTGCTACGGGTAGCAGCCATTATAATTATCGTGATGGGTATAGGTTTCACTATTTATTTGCGTACCCAAACTACAAAAGGCGTTGATTTGGCAGCGATCAATCCAGAATATGCCAAACAGCAGGTACAATATGCCTCGCTGGTACAGGCCAAGCGTACCGAGCTGCGCGTATTAGCACAAAATGATCCGCAGTTATATCAGGAGTTCAGCCACGATATAGCCAAAATGGATTCTGCTTATAGAAAACTAAACCATGATTTAGCTACCAGTCCTAACCAGGAACGTGTTTTACGTGCAATGATCCGGAACTTGCAAATACAAACCGAGGTACTCAATCAACAACTACAAGCTATTGAACAGTTTAACCAGTTTAAAAATCAGCAAAATGAAACTAAAAATATTTAA
- a CDS encoding RNA polymerase sigma factor: METPFIDKHYKLVTECKQGSKKACFELYRLYAKAMLNVAFRILNDMNEAEDVLQEAFVDAFNKLKDFRQETTFGLWLKQIVINKSINLLRKRRLEWVELENDQLENIAEAEENDDEDIQYRVVQVKEAMQQLPEGYRVVLSLYLLEGYDHEEIAQILSISENTSRTQFLRAKRKLNEVLKIKGVA; the protein is encoded by the coding sequence TTGGAAACCCCATTCATCGATAAACATTACAAGCTGGTTACCGAGTGCAAACAAGGCAGTAAAAAAGCCTGCTTTGAACTTTACCGGTTGTATGCGAAAGCTATGCTGAACGTAGCCTTTCGGATATTGAATGATATGAATGAAGCCGAAGATGTTTTGCAGGAGGCATTTGTAGATGCTTTCAATAAACTGAAAGATTTTCGGCAGGAAACCACCTTTGGGCTTTGGCTGAAACAAATTGTGATCAACAAATCTATTAACCTGTTGCGCAAACGCCGGCTGGAATGGGTAGAGCTGGAAAACGATCAACTGGAAAATATCGCAGAAGCTGAAGAGAATGATGACGAGGATATACAATATCGTGTGGTTCAGGTAAAAGAAGCTATGCAACAATTGCCTGAAGGTTACCGGGTGGTATTATCCCTTTATTTGCTGGAGGGTTATGATCATGAAGAAATAGCCCAAATATTAAGCATTAGTGAAAATACCTCAAGAACCCAGTTTTTGAGAGCTAAAAGAAAATTAAACGAAGTGTTAAAAATAAAAGGAGTAGCCTGA
- the pafA gene encoding alkaline phosphatase PafA — protein MKLKYLLITALAVMPQLLRAQKKPIGVAQTTLARPKLVVGIVVDQMRWDYLYRYYDRYQAGGFKRMLNEGFTCENTNIDYLPTETAPGHSCIYTGSVPAIHGIAANNFYDQQTGRYWYCTEDTTVQSVGTSSKAGVMSPRNLLASTITDELRLATNFHSKVIGIALKDRASILPAGHTPNGAYWFDDASGNFITSSYYMTDLPAWVKQFNSKKLPESYLSKTWNTLYPIDTYTQSTADNMLFEVVSRGDNAPVFPHSFTAHTDYGTIRATPFGNTLTADFAKAAIDAEHLGSNTATDFLAISFSSTDYVGHQYGPNSIEAEDVYLRLDNELSSLFTYLDAKVGRGNYVAFLTADHGAAHNATFALSHNLPAGLWDGTAAARELNKMLEDKYKIKQAILSVENYQVNFNNREITKSNVSTYAIKQDCINWLAMQPGVMYAVDMQNVQAASIPAELREHIVNGYNAAHSGAIQVILKPGWYAGRSKSGASHGVSAPYDTHIPFVLMGWGIQHGSLVRPTHMTDITATVAALLHIQAPSGSIGIPVQEALKK, from the coding sequence ATGAAATTAAAATATTTGCTTATTACTGCGTTAGCTGTTATGCCGCAATTGCTGCGCGCTCAAAAGAAGCCTATAGGTGTTGCACAAACTACGCTGGCCCGCCCCAAGCTGGTAGTGGGTATTGTAGTGGATCAAATGCGTTGGGATTACCTGTACCGATATTATGACCGTTACCAGGCCGGTGGTTTTAAGCGTATGCTGAACGAAGGCTTTACCTGCGAAAATACAAATATTGATTACCTGCCTACCGAAACAGCACCTGGCCATAGTTGTATTTACACCGGTTCGGTACCGGCTATACATGGTATTGCCGCTAATAACTTCTACGATCAGCAAACTGGTCGTTACTGGTATTGTACCGAAGATACCACTGTACAAAGCGTAGGCACCAGCTCAAAAGCCGGGGTAATGTCGCCGCGTAATTTGCTGGCTAGTACTATTACGGATGAGCTACGTTTGGCTACTAATTTCCATTCTAAAGTAATTGGCATTGCCCTGAAAGATCGCGCCAGTATTTTGCCGGCTGGCCATACGCCTAATGGTGCTTATTGGTTTGATGATGCTAGTGGGAATTTTATTACCAGCAGCTATTACATGACTGACTTGCCGGCATGGGTAAAGCAGTTTAACAGTAAAAAGCTACCTGAATCTTATTTATCGAAAACTTGGAATACTTTATACCCAATAGATACTTACACGCAAAGCACGGCTGATAATATGCTTTTTGAAGTTGTTTCGCGCGGTGATAATGCTCCTGTATTTCCGCACAGCTTTACTGCCCATACTGATTATGGAACCATTCGTGCCACGCCTTTTGGGAACACCTTAACGGCTGATTTTGCTAAAGCGGCTATAGATGCCGAGCACTTAGGTAGCAATACAGCAACCGATTTTCTAGCGATTAGCTTTTCTTCAACCGATTATGTAGGGCATCAGTATGGGCCCAATTCTATAGAGGCAGAAGATGTGTACCTGCGTTTAGATAATGAATTGTCGTCGTTGTTTACCTATCTGGATGCTAAAGTGGGTAGGGGCAATTATGTGGCTTTCCTAACTGCCGATCATGGTGCGGCCCATAATGCAACCTTTGCCTTAAGCCACAACCTGCCTGCTGGTTTATGGGATGGTACTGCTGCCGCACGTGAGCTGAATAAAATGTTGGAAGATAAATACAAAATTAAACAGGCCATTTTAAGCGTTGAAAATTATCAGGTAAACTTTAACAATCGGGAGATTACGAAAAGCAATGTAAGCACCTACGCCATTAAGCAGGATTGTATAAACTGGCTGGCTATGCAACCCGGCGTAATGTATGCCGTAGATATGCAAAATGTGCAAGCAGCCAGCATACCAGCCGAGTTGCGCGAACATATTGTAAATGGTTACAATGCCGCTCATAGTGGCGCTATACAAGTTATTTTAAAACCAGGATGGTACGCTGGTCGTAGTAAAAGTGGAGCCAGCCACGGGGTAAGTGCGCCTTATGATACCCATATTCCGTTTGTACTAATGGGCTGGGGCATTCAGCATGGCAGCTTGGTGCGCCCTACCCACATGACTGACATTACGGCTACGGTAGCAGCCCTGTTGCATATTCAGGCGCCGAGTGGCTCTATAGGTATTCCGGTTCAGGAAGCGTTGAAGAAGTAG
- a CDS encoding TerC family protein: MEELLTDAEAWISLATLTILEIVLGIDNIIFISIQADKLPAQEQSKGRKLGLAMAMITRILLLLSLTWMMKLTTSLFNLAHIFHITNEGWIEKLAISGRDLILLLGGLFLIYKSSTEIHEKIDHEEESEDTGKARSFWGTIVQIMILDIVFSLDSVITAVGMAKHLAVMIAAVVLAVGVMMWASTPIANFVNRHATVKMLALSFLLLIGVSLVAESLDQEIPKGYIYFSMAFAMLVEVFNLRMRAKRKAKQTANS, encoded by the coding sequence ATGGAGGAATTACTAACCGATGCCGAGGCATGGATATCATTAGCCACTTTAACTATACTTGAAATTGTATTGGGGATAGATAATATCATCTTTATTTCTATTCAGGCTGATAAGTTACCCGCTCAGGAACAAAGTAAAGGTCGGAAGTTAGGCTTGGCCATGGCGATGATTACCCGGATACTGCTACTCCTATCACTCACATGGATGATGAAGCTTACTACTTCTTTATTCAATTTGGCCCACATATTCCACATCACTAATGAAGGCTGGATAGAAAAGCTGGCTATATCAGGTCGTGATTTAATCTTGTTATTAGGTGGTTTATTCCTGATTTACAAGAGCAGTACCGAAATTCATGAAAAGATAGATCATGAAGAAGAATCGGAAGATACGGGCAAAGCACGTTCGTTTTGGGGTACCATTGTGCAGATTATGATCCTAGATATTGTATTCTCACTCGATTCAGTAATCACCGCTGTTGGCATGGCCAAGCATCTGGCTGTTATGATTGCAGCCGTAGTGCTGGCAGTTGGTGTTATGATGTGGGCCTCTACCCCTATTGCCAATTTTGTAAACCGACATGCTACAGTAAAAATGCTGGCTTTATCTTTCTTATTGCTTATCGGTGTTTCACTGGTGGCTGAATCATTAGATCAGGAAATACCGAAAGGCTACATTTACTTTTCTATGGCCTTTGCCATGCTGGTTGAAGTTTTCAATTTACGCATGCGAGCGAAGCGCAAAGCCAAGCAAACTGCTAATAGTTGA
- a CDS encoding thiamine pyrophosphokinase, with translation MSSHHIIREKQEPALLVFSLAHFSDEELGQLLEWSPTILTTGSTAEQLAVYGIKVDYVIGDNSPMLGQAHVKAIALAGQNELEAALNFLVEQGYPAVNMLTDELNWSVYEAYVPRINLVVFYQGQKIYAVNSGFWKWKPKGEKITLLTPVTNLQTTGLTLVGPQQYQTLQDGFLSLQFNEPQVFIAEDY, from the coding sequence ATGTCATCTCACCATATCATACGCGAAAAGCAGGAACCGGCATTACTTGTATTTAGCTTGGCTCATTTTAGTGATGAAGAATTAGGTCAATTATTAGAATGGAGCCCTACAATACTCACCACAGGCAGTACAGCCGAGCAATTAGCGGTATATGGCATTAAGGTAGATTATGTAATAGGTGATAATAGCCCGATGCTGGGGCAGGCACATGTGAAAGCTATTGCTTTAGCTGGCCAAAATGAATTAGAAGCCGCCTTAAACTTTTTAGTTGAGCAAGGCTACCCAGCGGTAAACATGCTAACAGATGAGTTAAATTGGTCTGTTTATGAAGCTTATGTGCCACGCATCAACCTGGTTGTATTTTATCAAGGCCAAAAGATATACGCTGTAAACTCTGGTTTTTGGAAGTGGAAACCGAAAGGTGAGAAAATTACATTACTTACACCTGTCACGAACTTACAAACTACTGGACTAACTTTGGTTGGTCCCCAGCAATACCAAACTTTACAGGACGGCTTTTTGAGTTTACAGTTTAATGAGCCGCAAGTTTTTATTGCCGAAGATTATTAA
- a CDS encoding AAA family ATPase, which translates to MNTQPVLKIAVVGPESTGKSTMSAYLAQHYQTIWVPEYARGYCEGLQGDYTWQDEINMFHGQLALENELLPQANRLIICDTTFITVKIWSDQLFGRSPQEVLDELSHHQYDFYLLLNIDLPWQDDPLRDFPNLREHFMDVWHRELQALNAQYTVVSGAGQQRYDAAVAAVDTFLKNI; encoded by the coding sequence ATGAATACGCAGCCTGTACTTAAAATAGCCGTTGTAGGTCCTGAATCTACCGGTAAATCAACCATGTCGGCCTATCTGGCGCAACATTATCAAACTATCTGGGTACCTGAGTATGCCCGTGGCTACTGCGAAGGACTGCAAGGCGATTATACCTGGCAAGATGAGATCAATATGTTTCATGGGCAACTGGCGTTGGAAAATGAACTGCTGCCCCAGGCTAACCGCCTAATCATCTGCGACACTACTTTTATCACCGTTAAAATATGGAGCGACCAGTTATTTGGCCGGTCGCCGCAAGAAGTATTGGATGAGCTTTCCCATCATCAGTACGATTTTTACTTGTTATTGAACATTGACCTGCCCTGGCAAGACGATCCACTGCGCGATTTCCCCAACCTTCGCGAACACTTTATGGACGTATGGCACCGCGAACTGCAAGCACTGAATGCCCAGTATACCGTTGTATCGGGTGCCGGGCAGCAGCGCTATGATGCAGCTGTGGCTGCCGTTGACACCTTTTTGAAAAATATTTAA